CGGCGGCCACGAACTGGAAGGTGAGCCGCTCCAGGCGGAGCAGCGGCATGCCCATGGGCGTGGCGGAGGGCGACTGCAGTTTCAGGCGCAGGCGGCGCTCGGCCGCGTCGAGCATGGCGGCATGCAGCACCGCGGCGCCGAACAGGCCGTACGAGGCGATGCCGAGGGCCCAGTGGACCGGCGCCCACGGCGAGGCGATCTGCGGGCGGAACTCGCCGGGGAACAGCGCGGCCAGCACCACCGCGGCCATGCCCAGCATCGCCAGCGTGCGCCGCACGCCGGGCAGCGGCACCCACTGGCTCTCGACGACGTAGACCGCCAGCACGAGCCACAGCGTGGCCGACAGCGCCGGGGCGAAGCCGAACCGGGCGCCGGTCACCCCGGTGCCGATGCCGGCCATGTCCACCACGATGGCCGCGGCGTGCGCGGCCCAGCCGATCAGCAGGGCCAGACGGGGTCCGTCGCCCCCGGTGTCGCGCCACCACACCGCGGCGCCATAGGCGACCAGCGCCAGCAGGCTGGGTACCCACAGCGCGATCGTGGCGGGGTTCGTGAAGGAGGCGGGCAGGCCCGACGATAAAATCATCGCCACAGTGTACTTTCGCGTGCCCGCATTCCGGACCGCGCCCCCCCCATGGCCTCCACCCTCACCGACCGCCTGAGTCGCCTCGTCAAGACGATGCGCGGCCAGGCCCGCATCACCGAAGACAACGTCCAGGACATGCTGCGCGAAGTGCGCATGGCCCTGCTCGAGGCCGACGTGGCCCTCCCCGTGGTGCGCGACTTCATCGCCCGGGTCAAGGAAAAGGCGCTCGGCGCCGAAGTGGTCGGCTCGCTGTCGCCGGGCCAGGCGCTCGTCGGCATCGTCAACCGCGAACTCACCGCCACGATGGGCGAGGGGGTCTCCGACATCAACCTCGCCGCCCAGCCCCCGGCGGTGATCCTGATGGCCGGCCTGCAGGGCGCGGGCAAGACCACCACCACGGCCAAGCTCGCCAAGCACCTGATCGAGAAGCGCAAGAAGAAGGTGCTCACGGTCTCCGCCGACGTGTACCGCCCCGCCGCCATCGAGCAGCTCAAGACGGTGACGAAGCAGGCCGGCGCCGAGTGGTTCCCGTCCACGCCCACCGACAAGCCGGTCGACATCGCGCGCGCCGCACTCGACCACGCCCGCCGCCACTATTTCGACGTGCTGCTGCTCGACACGGCCGGCCGCCTGGCCATCGACGAAGCGCTGATGAAGGAGATCGCCGAGCTGCACAAGGCCGTCGACCCGGTCGAGACCCTGTTCGTCGTCGACGCCATGCAGGGCCAGGACGCCATCAACACCGCCCGTGCGTTCAAGGAAGCGCTGCCGCTCACCGGCATCGTGCTGACCAAGACCGACGGCGACTCGCGCGGCGGTGCCGCGCTGTCGGTGCGCCAGGTCACCGGCGTGCCCATCAAGTTCGCGGGGGTCAGCGAGAAGATCGACGGCCTCGAGGTGTTCGACGCCTCGCGCCACGCCGGCCGGGTGCTCGGCATGGGCGACATCGTCGCGCTGGTCGAGGAGGTGCAGAAGGGCGTCGACGTCGCCGCGGCCCAGAAGCTCGCCGAGAAGCTCAAGTCGGGCGACAACTTCGACCTGAACGACTTCCTCTCGCAGATCAGCCAGATGAAGAAGATGGGCGGCCTCGCCGGCCTGATGGACAAGCTGCCCACGCAGATGGCCGCCAAGGCGGGCCAGGCCGACATGGACCGCGCCGAACGTGACGTGCGGCGCATGGAGGGCATCATCAACTCGATGACCCCGCTCGAACGCCGCAAGCCCGAACTGCTCAAGGCCACCCGCAAGCGCCGCATCGCCGCGGGCGCAGGCGTGCAGGTCCAGGACGTCAACCGCCTGCTCAACCAGTTCGAGCAGATGCAGGGGATGATGAAGAAGATGAAGGGCGGCGGCCTCATGAAGATGATGAAGCGCATGGGTGGCATGAAAGGCCTGGGCGGCCCGGCCGGGTTGCGCTGACGTGACATTTGCACGCACTTACCGCAATTGACCGCGCGTTCATCGAACGTTAAGGTTACCCATTCCCCCCTAACGACGACGTGAGATGGAACTGCTGATCATTGCGGGGCTCGTGCTGCTGGTCGCCCTGCTGGTGCTGGTGCAACGGGCACGCCGCCCCGCTGCGCCCGCCCAGCGCAAGCCGAAGGGCCAGAAGGCCCGTGGCATGGACGCCCTCGACACGGTGGCCGGCTGGCCGCCCCAGGCCACGCGCGTGCTCACCCCGGCCGAACGCAAGGCCTGGTTCGTGCTGCGCACCGCCCTGCCCGACCACATGATCCTGGCGCAGGTGCCGCTGTCGCGGTTCATGAAGGTGCCCACCCGCAACTCGTATTCCGAGTGGCTGCGCCGCGTGGGGCTGAAATCGGTCGACATCGTCGTGTGCGATGCCGCGTCGCAGGTCATCGCCGTCGTTGACGTGCGCGCCGAGGACGGCAAGGAAAGCAGCCGCGCCCGCCAGCGCCACGCCCGCGTGGACCGGGTCATCGCCGCGGCGAACATCCCGATGCACGTCTGGTACGAGGACTCCATTCCCACGCCGGCCGCGGCCCGCGATCTGATCCTGGCGCCCGCCAAGGGGGCCGCGGAAGACGCCTCCGCCGCACCCGTGCCGCCGCGCCTCAACGACCCCATCGAGGCCGACGCCATGCTGGACGCCGAAATGGAACAGCGCGATCCGCCGCCGTCCACCTGGTTCGACAACCTCGACTCGGCGGCGGTGCCGCTCGGCAACGTGCCGGCACCTCGCGCCGGGGCGGGGGCGCCGCAGCCGCGCAAGGGCTGAGAGACGCTTCTCCAACACCCGAAAACACGTCATCCCGGCGCAGGCCCATTGCTGTCCGGGGAAAATCGGCGCGCTTGCGGCGACTCGATCGACACCGTCGGCTCGCCCACGTCGAACCTGTCCCTGGCAGCACATCGCCGCAGGCGATGTGCGCCTCCTCGAGCACGATGCGAAGCGAGCCCGGGGCTCTTCACCCCCCGTTGGAGGCGTCGAGGAGCGCAGCGGCTTGGGGTCGCCGCCGCGCAGCGGCGGCCGAGCCCACTTGTTTGAGCCCGTCAGGGCGAGTTGTGGGCGAAGCCCCAAGCCGCGAGCACCGCAGAGCAGTCCTGACCGGCGCAGCCGGGCAGGACCGCCAGATCGGGGGCGCTCTTTGCCCACTTTCTCGCGTGAGAAAGTGGGTCGGCTGCCGGGCCGAGACCCGGCGCGGCCTCTCCCAAAGAGAAATCTCCACGCCAGATCACTCGATGCCACGCACGCTCAACGCCCCCAGTGGGTCCCGGCCTTCGCCGGGATGACGAGTGTTTTGAGGTCGTCTCGCTTCCCCCGGACAGCAGTGGGCGCAGGCCGGGATGACATCGTTCGGGGGACTGCCTGATCAGCTCAGGACGGCCTGGGCGAACTCACGCGCGCTGAAGGTCTGCAGGTCTTCCAGCTTCTCACCCACGCCCACGAAGTACACCGGGACGGGCCGCTCGCGCGCGATGGCCGCCAGCACCCCACCCTTCGCCGTGCCATCGAGCTTCGTGATGATCAGCCCGGTGAGCTGAAGCGCATCGTCGAACGCCTTGACCTGCTGCAGCGCGTTTTGCCCGGTGTTGCCGTCGACCACCAGCAGCACCTCGTGCGGCGCCCCGTCCTGGGCCTTGCCGATCACGCGCTTGATCTTCTTCAGCTCCTCCATCAGGTGGAGCTGCGTGGGCAGGCGGCCCGCGGTGTCGGCGATCACCACGTCGCAGCCGCGGGACTTGCCCGCCACCACGGCATCGAAGCTCACCGACGACGGATCGCCGCTTTCCTGCGACACGATCTCCACCGCCACGGCCGGCGCACCCGGCTTGTCGGCGCGGTCGGCCCACACCGCGAGCTGCTCGCGGGCGGCGGCGCGGAACGTGTCGGCCGCAGCCAGCAACACCTTCTGACCGCCGTCGGCCAGATGGCGCGTGAGCTTGCCGATGCTCGTCGTCTTGCCGGCACCGTTGACCCCCACCACCATCATCACGGTGGGCGTGGCCTCGCCGATCTCGAGCGGCTTCTCGAGGGGCGCCAGCAGGTCGGTGATGGCATCGGCCAGCAGCCCCTTCACCGCGGCCGGGTCGGTGGCCTTCGCCTCCTTCACCCGCCACTTCAGGTCCTTCAGCAGGAACTCCGTGGCCTTGACGCCGGCGTCCGCCATGAGCAGCGCGGCCTCGAGGTCTTCATAGAGGGCATCGTCGATCTGCGTGCCGGTGAACACCTGCGTGATGCTGGAGCCGGTCTTGCGCAGCCCGGTGCGCAGCTTGTCGAGCCAGGTGCGGCGTTCGGCCACGGCTTCGGCGGACACCGGTGGTTCGGCGGGCACGGGTGCCGGAACCGGAACCGGAGCCGGGGCCTGAACCGGGACCGGCGCAGCGACCACGGGCGCGGGGGCCGGCGCCGGAATGACGGGGGCGGCCGGCGCAGGCGCGGGCGCGGGCGTGGCCTCGACGGGCGTGTCCCCCAGTCCGATGCCACTGCGCAGCCGGTCGACCCAGCTGCGCTTCTCCTCCCCCGTGTCGACGGCGGGCGCGGCGGCCGGCGGCGCGTCGGACGGGGGGGATTTCTTCTTGAAAAAACTGAACATGTGAAATGCTTGGATGAGACCCGAGACGAGAGAGTAGCCGAGTCCCCGATTGCGTGGTTATAATGTGAGGCTTAGGCGCTTTAGCTCAGTCGGTTAGAGCGACGGAATCATAATCCGCAGGTCCGGGGTTCGAATCCCTGAAGCGCCACCAAACAACGCAAGAGCCACCTTCGGGTGGCTCTTTGCTTTGGGGCTCACCCTTCGCACAGCGGGCGCAGCACGTCCGCACGCGACTGTGTCCAGCAGGTGAAGTCCATCAGGCCCGGGTGCAACGCCCGCGCCACATCGGGCGAACGGGCCGCGCCATAGCGGGCCTCGTCGTGCTGCTGATGGGCGAAGCAGCCCGCCATCTCGAAGGCGCCCGGGAACGGCTGCCGACCGAAGTCCTCGACCGGCATCGGGTCGTGTCGCACGCGCTCGCCCAGCGCGTGCGACAGCACGTCGGCCATCTGCGCCCCCGTCAACTGTGCGGCGGCCAGGCCGATGCGCTGCCCCACGCAGGCCGGCCCCTGGTTGAACAGCGCGGCCACGCAACCGCCGATGTCCTCCGCCGCGATGCCGCACAACCGGGCCCCGCCGATGGGCAGGCGCCAGCGCAGCTTGCCGTCCGCCTCGCGGCGCGGGTGCAGGCCCAGCTGGATCAGGTTGTCCCAATAGAAGGACGGCAGCACGAACGTGGTCGGCAGGCTGCGGAAGAACGTGTCGGCCTGGCCCTTGGCATCCATCTGCGGCACACGCCACGCGGCCGCGCCGCCGCGGGTGTCCTCCTGCGTGGACCAGACGATGTGCTGAACGCCGGCCCGGGCCGCGGCCTCGGCGAGCGCGGCCGCCTGGCGCAGTTCGCGTTCGGGGCTGAAGTGTTCCCAGAAGTCGGTGACACCGAAGAGACCCCAGGCCCCCTCGAGCGCACCGGCCAGCGTGCCGGGACAGTCGAGGTCCGCGGCCACGACCTCGGCGCCGGCCTGGGCCAGCGCACGCGCGGCGCGCTCGCCGGGCCGCCGGGTCAGCGCCCGCACGGCGAAGCGCTGCGCCGGGTCGCGCAGCAGCGCACGCACGAGGCCGCCGCCTTGTGCGCCGGTGGCACCGACCACGGCGATGAGCGGCCTCATCGCGGCCGCGCCGGCAGGTGGGAGAGAGGGCCGAGTCGGATCATGGGAAGGCTCCATCGTGGGTGTCGATGGCGTCCATCTTGGGCATCGCCGGCTGCGGCGGCATCGCTCGGTGGAGCCATGCGGCAGCCCGCGAAGGCGCAGTTCAGCGCCGGAGCCACCAGGCCGCCGCCTGCGTGCGGCTTTCGAGGGCGAGCTTGGTCAGGATGTTCGCGACGTGGCGCTTGACCGTGTGCAGGCTGAGGTCGAGCGCGCGGGCGATGAGCTTGTTGCTCTGGCCCTCGGCGAGCAGCGCCAGCACCTCGCGCTCGCGCAACGACAGCGGATCGTCCTCGAGCGGCATCGTGTCGGCCGGCAGGCTCTCGCTCTCTCCCTGCCATGCCGACAGGCGGCGGCGCAGCCGGGCCTGTGCCGCGGGCGGGCAGCGAAGGCGGGATGCCAGCGCCTCCCACAGCGGGTACAACCGGCCGGACGGCTCCAGCAGCAAGCCGAGGCCTTCGTCGTCGATGGCCTCCGACAACACCTCGTCCAGCGCCTCGGCCGCGGCATCCGGCTCGCCCTGCGCGGCACGGCACACGGCCAGCGCGAACCGCGCATCGCCCATGAAGGCCGGCAGCCGGCCGCCGCCTTGCAGCACCACCGCGCGCTCCAGCCATTGCCGTGCGACGGCGAGGTCACCGCGCAGCAGCGCCAGCTGTCCCTGGACCAGCGCCGCACCGGTGTCCAGCACCGGCCACTCCCGCGTCGAACGCGGCCGGACCAGTTCGGGCAACAGCGTGGCGAGCCCGTCGGCATCCTCCGCGCGCCAATGGAGGCGGGCCTGCGCATGGAGGTAGGTGCGCCGCCAGCCCTGGCTGTAGCCGGGGGTCATCATGCCCGGCACCTGCGCGATGCTGGCCAGCGCCTCGGTGCCGAACCCCTGCGCGGCCAGGTGCAGGCTGTGCAGGTGCAGCGCGCTGATGCCCAGCATCACGTCACCGGGCAGGTGGCGCTGCCGCTGCAGCAGGAGCTGCAGCGCCTCGCGCGCCGAACCGGGTTCGCCGTGCCAGAAGGCCAGCCAGGCGTCCAGCGCCGGCACGTGCACCTCGTCCACCCGGTCGCCGCGGCACAGCTGCCGCAGCCGCGCCATCAGCGGCCGCGTGCCGGGCAGGCCGATGAAGTGCCCGTAGCTCATGTCCACGATGTTGGGATACCGGGCCTCGGGGGCCAGCGCGGCGTTGTCCGCCATCGCGGACAGGCCCGCGAGCACCGCGGGCGCGTCTCCGCGCGCCACGCCGTTCCAGGCGACCAGCGAGTCGAAGAACACCTGCAGGACCGGGGGCAGCCGTGCGTCGGCCGCCGCGGTGATCGCCTCCTCGGCCCGCGCCAGGTCGCCGAGGGCGTTGTGGCATGCGCCCAGCATGCCCAGCGCGACGAAACGATCTCGCGTCTGGCCGTGGCACACGAAGGTGTCGTGGCTGCGCTGGAACTCGTCGCGCGCATGCACCCAGTCCCAGCGCGACCAGGCGCACAGGCCGCGCAGCAGCGCCGCGTCGGCCTGCGGCTCGCGCCACTCGGCGGGCAGTTGTTCGAGCCAGCGCTCGAGGCGATGGGTGCCACCGACGGCCAGCAGCCCGTCGGCCATGTGGCGCAGCGCGGCGAGCGCCTCGGCCCAGCGCCCCGCCGCGAGCCAGTGCGGCACGGCGCGCTCGGCACGGGTCTCGGCCGCGGCGGCGCGGGCATGCAGTTCCGTGGCCATCCCGGGTTCGCGGCGTTCCAGCTCGCCATGCAGGAAGTCCCGGAACAGGTCGTGGAAGCGCAGCACCGGCACCGCCTCGTCCAGCGCGCTCAGAAACAGCTGGCGCCCGAACAGCGTGTCGAGCACCGCCCTCGCGTCGGCCCGCCCGGTCACGGCCTGGCACAGCGCGGGGCTGAGTTCGGGCAGCACGCTGCTGTGGAGCGCGAACTGCTGCAGCGGCGCGGGCAGCTCGGCCAGCACTTCCTGCGCGAAGTAGTCGAACAGATGGCGGTGGGCCGCCGGACCGATCAGCGAAGGCAGCCCGGCGCGGTCGCGCGCGCTGCCCAGCATCAGGTGCAGGCCGGCGACCCAGCCATGGGTGCGCGCCAGCGCGGCCTGCAGCGCCTCGTCGGATGGCGCGTCCAGCCCGCGCAGCCGGCACAGGGCCTGGGCCGCGTCGAGGTCGAACTGCAGGTCCTCGAACCCCAGCTCCACGAGTTCGCCGCCCGCCCGCCAGCGTGCGAGCGACAGCGGCGGCGTGACACGGCTTCCGATGAAGACGCAGAGTTCGGGCGGTGCGCGGGCGATCAGCGTGTCGAGCAGTTGAAGCGCCGCTGCGTCGGTGACGTGGTGCAGGTCGTCCAGCACGAGGGCGATGCGTGTGTCGGGCCGGCCCCCGAGGGCATCGATCAGCGGCCCCAGCGCGGTGCGTGCAGCAGGACTCGCGTCCTGCAGCTGCGCCAGCACCGTGGCCGGTGGAACCGGCCAGGGCAGGTCCAGGGCGTCGAGGGCGCCGAACAACGCGGCGAACAGGCGGTTGGCGTCGTTGTCCTCGGCGTCGAGCGACACCCAGACGATCTCCCGCCCCGAACCAGCCGCGAGCGCGGCGGCGAGTTGCACCAGCAGCGTCGTCTTGCCGAAGCCCGCCGGTGCCTGCACCAGCACGAGCCGGGCCTCGGCGACCTGCTCCAGCGTGCGCGCCAGCAGGACCGGGCGCGGCACGGCATCCCGGCGCGAACGCGGGATGCGGTACTTGCTGGCGCGGGCGGTCGGGATGCGGGTGTCCATGCGGGGCGGCGGCGGGCGAGCTGATTCTAGGGAACTGCGCCGCGCCCGGGACCCGGCTCAGAGCCAGTGGCGCATCAGCACGACATCGAGGTCGCTGCCGTTGGCCTCGCCGGCCTGCAGCACGCGCACCGTCGGCACCCGGTCGTCCGGTTGCAGCACGAGCGCACGACCCGCGTCGGTCTTCGTGCCGGTCGCCACCGCCGTGGTGCGGATGCCGCCGGGACCGAAGGCCGTGTCGGCACGGCCGTCGGCATTCAGGCGCACGAGCACCGTGTCGGCGCTGGAGCTGTTGCCGGTGTAGGTCCAGCCGCCCAGCAGCAGCTTGCCGTCGGTTTGCTGCACCAGGGCCGTGGACTCGTCCCAGTTGTCGGCGCTCACGGCGATGACCGCACGGCCCCCGGTGCCGAAACCCGTGTCGAGCCCACCCGCGGGCAGCAGGCGCACCGCGGCGAAGTCGTGGTCGCGGTGGCCGGCGAGCACGAGCCGGTTGTCCGTCGTCACGACCACCCCGCGCGCAGCGCCGGTCACGCTGCCGAACAGCCCGCGCACGATGCCGGCGGTGCCGAAGGTCGTGTCCACCGAGCCGTCGGCGCGGTAGGCCGCGGCGATGAAGTCGCCTTCCCCGCCCACCGCGACGAGACGCGGCACGCCACCCACGGTCTGCAGGGCGAGCGCGTAGACGGTCTCGCGGGCGCCGTCGCTGCCGATGGCCGTGAGCACCTTGCCGCCCGTGCCGAAGCCGGTGTCGAGGCTGCCGTCGCTGTGGTAGCGGGCCAGCGCGAAGTCGCTGCCGTTGGCGCCCTGGCTGCTGTCGCCGGCGAGCACGATCCGGCCGTCGGGCTGCAGCAGCAGTGCGCAGGCCTTGTCGGCACCGGCGCCGAACGAGGTCGTCACGCGGCCGCCGTTGCCGAAGGTCGTGTCGAGCGACCCGTCGGTGTTGTAGCGGGCCAGCGCGAAGTCGTAGCCGGTGGCGCCCTGGTCGCTGCTGCCCGCGACGAGGATCTTCCCGTCGGGCTGGACGGCCACGGCCTGGGCCTCGTCGCTGCGGCCCGCATTGCCGAAGGCGGTGGCGACACGCCCGCCGTTGCCGAAGCCCGGATCGAGGCCGCCATCGCGCAGGTGGCGCACCAGCAGGAAGTCGGTGCCGGTGGCGACCGTGGCCACGCCGAATCCGGCCACCACGGCCTTGCCGTCGGCCTGCACGGCCACGCCGCGCACGTCGTCGTCGGTGAGACCGCCCGGGGTTACGAGGGTGCCGCCACCGAAGCTGGTGTCGACGTCGCCCGCCTCGCCGCGCACGGTCACCGTCAACGGCTTGGTGGCCTGGGCCGCGCCGGCGGTGCCCTTCACGGTGACACCGGTCGGCAGCGAATGTGGAGCGGTGGCCGCCGCCTGCAGCGTCAGCGTGCCGGAGGTGCCGTCGGCGGGCACGTGCAGCGCCGCCGCGGTCGTGCCCGCGGGAAGGCCTTCGGCGCTGAACTGGATGCCCGCCGTGAAGCCGGGGTCGCGTTGCACGGCGACGGCGACGGTGGCCTCGCGGCCCTGCCACACGACGGCCTTGCTGGTGTCGAGCGTGAAGGTGAAGCCCGCGGC
This genomic stretch from Piscinibacter gummiphilus harbors:
- the ffh gene encoding signal recognition particle protein, yielding MASTLTDRLSRLVKTMRGQARITEDNVQDMLREVRMALLEADVALPVVRDFIARVKEKALGAEVVGSLSPGQALVGIVNRELTATMGEGVSDINLAAQPPAVILMAGLQGAGKTTTTAKLAKHLIEKRKKKVLTVSADVYRPAAIEQLKTVTKQAGAEWFPSTPTDKPVDIARAALDHARRHYFDVLLLDTAGRLAIDEALMKEIAELHKAVDPVETLFVVDAMQGQDAINTARAFKEALPLTGIVLTKTDGDSRGGAALSVRQVTGVPIKFAGVSEKIDGLEVFDASRHAGRVLGMGDIVALVEEVQKGVDVAAAQKLAEKLKSGDNFDLNDFLSQISQMKKMGGLAGLMDKLPTQMAAKAGQADMDRAERDVRRMEGIINSMTPLERRKPELLKATRKRRIAAGAGVQVQDVNRLLNQFEQMQGMMKKMKGGGLMKMMKRMGGMKGLGGPAGLR
- a CDS encoding LuxR C-terminal-related transcriptional regulator translates to MDTRIPTARASKYRIPRSRRDAVPRPVLLARTLEQVAEARLVLVQAPAGFGKTTLLVQLAAALAAGSGREIVWVSLDAEDNDANRLFAALFGALDALDLPWPVPPATVLAQLQDASPAARTALGPLIDALGGRPDTRIALVLDDLHHVTDAAALQLLDTLIARAPPELCVFIGSRVTPPLSLARWRAGGELVELGFEDLQFDLDAAQALCRLRGLDAPSDEALQAALARTHGWVAGLHLMLGSARDRAGLPSLIGPAAHRHLFDYFAQEVLAELPAPLQQFALHSSVLPELSPALCQAVTGRADARAVLDTLFGRQLFLSALDEAVPVLRFHDLFRDFLHGELERREPGMATELHARAAAAETRAERAVPHWLAAGRWAEALAALRHMADGLLAVGGTHRLERWLEQLPAEWREPQADAALLRGLCAWSRWDWVHARDEFQRSHDTFVCHGQTRDRFVALGMLGACHNALGDLARAEEAITAAADARLPPVLQVFFDSLVAWNGVARGDAPAVLAGLSAMADNAALAPEARYPNIVDMSYGHFIGLPGTRPLMARLRQLCRGDRVDEVHVPALDAWLAFWHGEPGSAREALQLLLQRQRHLPGDVMLGISALHLHSLHLAAQGFGTEALASIAQVPGMMTPGYSQGWRRTYLHAQARLHWRAEDADGLATLLPELVRPRSTREWPVLDTGAALVQGQLALLRGDLAVARQWLERAVVLQGGGRLPAFMGDARFALAVCRAAQGEPDAAAEALDEVLSEAIDDEGLGLLLEPSGRLYPLWEALASRLRCPPAAQARLRRRLSAWQGESESLPADTMPLEDDPLSLREREVLALLAEGQSNKLIARALDLSLHTVKRHVANILTKLALESRTQAAAWWLRR
- a CDS encoding DUF2726 domain-containing protein; translated protein: MELLIIAGLVLLVALLVLVQRARRPAAPAQRKPKGQKARGMDALDTVAGWPPQATRVLTPAERKAWFVLRTALPDHMILAQVPLSRFMKVPTRNSYSEWLRRVGLKSVDIVVCDAASQVIAVVDVRAEDGKESSRARQRHARVDRVIAAANIPMHVWYEDSIPTPAAARDLILAPAKGAAEDASAAPVPPRLNDPIEADAMLDAEMEQRDPPPSTWFDNLDSAAVPLGNVPAPRAGAGAPQPRKG
- a CDS encoding NmrA family NAD(P)-binding protein, with amino-acid sequence MRPLIAVVGATGAQGGGLVRALLRDPAQRFAVRALTRRPGERAARALAQAGAEVVAADLDCPGTLAGALEGAWGLFGVTDFWEHFSPERELRQAAALAEAAARAGVQHIVWSTQEDTRGGAAAWRVPQMDAKGQADTFFRSLPTTFVLPSFYWDNLIQLGLHPRREADGKLRWRLPIGGARLCGIAAEDIGGCVAALFNQGPACVGQRIGLAAAQLTGAQMADVLSHALGERVRHDPMPVEDFGRQPFPGAFEMAGCFAHQQHDEARYGAARSPDVARALHPGLMDFTCWTQSRADVLRPLCEG
- a CDS encoding cytochrome C assembly family protein; this encodes MILSSGLPASFTNPATIALWVPSLLALVAYGAAVWWRDTGGDGPRLALLIGWAAHAAAIVVDMAGIGTGVTGARFGFAPALSATLWLVLAVYVVESQWVPLPGVRRTLAMLGMAAVVLAALFPGEFRPQIASPWAPVHWALGIASYGLFGAAVLHAAMLDAAERRLRLKLQSPSATPMGMPLLRLERLTFQFVAAGFALLSATLLLGWWFANPWRWDHKAVLSVLGWLVFAGLLIGRLKLGWRGRPALRWLYAGAALLLLAYVGSRFMLEIVFQRAPYGA
- a CDS encoding NHL repeat-containing protein, translating into MASPFFRSTLSLFAFAALTACGGDDADVTTGTSDPTPSAAAGFTFTLDTSKAVVWQGREATVAVAVQRDPGFTAGIQFSAEGLPAGTTAAALHVPADGTSGTLTLQAAATAPHSLPTGVTVKGTAGAAQATKPLTVTVRGEAGDVDTSFGGGTLVTPGGLTDDDVRGVAVQADGKAVVAGFGVATVATGTDFLLVRHLRDGGLDPGFGNGGRVATAFGNAGRSDEAQAVAVQPDGKILVAGSSDQGATGYDFALARYNTDGSLDTTFGNGGRVTTSFGAGADKACALLLQPDGRIVLAGDSSQGANGSDFALARYHSDGSLDTGFGTGGKVLTAIGSDGARETVYALALQTVGGVPRLVAVGGEGDFIAAAYRADGSVDTTFGTAGIVRGLFGSVTGAARGVVVTTDNRLVLAGHRDHDFAAVRLLPAGGLDTGFGTGGRAVIAVSADNWDESTALVQQTDGKLLLGGWTYTGNSSSADTVLVRLNADGRADTAFGPGGIRTTAVATGTKTDAGRALVLQPDDRVPTVRVLQAGEANGSDLDVVLMRHWL
- the ftsY gene encoding signal recognition particle-docking protein FtsY, with amino-acid sequence MFSFFKKKSPPSDAPPAAAPAVDTGEEKRSWVDRLRSGIGLGDTPVEATPAPAPAPAAPVIPAPAPAPVVAAPVPVQAPAPVPVPAPVPAEPPVSAEAVAERRTWLDKLRTGLRKTGSSITQVFTGTQIDDALYEDLEAALLMADAGVKATEFLLKDLKWRVKEAKATDPAAVKGLLADAITDLLAPLEKPLEIGEATPTVMMVVGVNGAGKTTSIGKLTRHLADGGQKVLLAAADTFRAAAREQLAVWADRADKPGAPAVAVEIVSQESGDPSSVSFDAVVAGKSRGCDVVIADTAGRLPTQLHLMEELKKIKRVIGKAQDGAPHEVLLVVDGNTGQNALQQVKAFDDALQLTGLIITKLDGTAKGGVLAAIARERPVPVYFVGVGEKLEDLQTFSAREFAQAVLS